In the Fusobacterium sp. IOR10 genome, one interval contains:
- the megL gene encoding methionine gamma-lyase: protein MHDLKGKGMGTIAIHAGQEKNPFGSLAAPIFQTSTFVFDSTEQGAARFSGKEEGYIYSRLGNPTVALAERKVAALEHGEAAAGTSSGMGAISSTLWTLLKAGDHLIADTTLYGCTFALLNHGLTRFGIEVTFLNTGDLAAVKAAMKENTRVVYLETPANPNLKIADIEALSKIAHENPYTSVVVDNTFASPYNQNPLTLGADIVVHSATKYINGHGDVVAGFAVGPKNIIDQIKLVGIKDMTGSVLGPAEANLIVRGLKTFELRMQRHCASAMTVAKWLEANPKISKVYYPGLESHEGHEIAKKQMKEFGGMVSFELTGGFEAGKALLNNVEMFGLAVSLGDTETLIQHPASMTHSTYTKEELAEAGIPEGLVRLSVGLENVEDIIADLEQALGKVK from the coding sequence ATGCACGATTTAAAAGGTAAGGGAATGGGAACAATAGCAATTCACGCAGGTCAAGAAAAAAATCCATTTGGATCTTTAGCAGCACCTATTTTTCAAACATCAACATTTGTATTTGATTCTACTGAACAAGGAGCAGCAAGATTTTCAGGAAAAGAAGAAGGATACATTTATAGTAGATTAGGAAATCCAACAGTTGCTTTAGCAGAAAGAAAAGTTGCTGCCTTAGAACATGGAGAAGCAGCAGCAGGAACATCTTCAGGAATGGGAGCAATTTCTTCAACTTTATGGACATTGCTTAAAGCAGGAGATCATTTAATAGCAGATACAACTTTGTACGGTTGTACATTTGCATTGTTAAATCATGGTTTAACTAGATTTGGAATTGAAGTTACATTTTTAAATACTGGAGATTTAGCAGCTGTAAAAGCAGCAATGAAAGAAAATACAAGAGTTGTTTATTTAGAAACTCCAGCAAATCCAAACTTAAAAATTGCAGATATAGAAGCTTTATCTAAAATAGCTCACGAAAATCCATATACAAGTGTGGTAGTTGATAATACTTTTGCTTCTCCATATAATCAAAATCCATTAACTTTAGGTGCAGACATAGTAGTTCATTCTGCAACAAAATATATTAATGGACATGGGGATGTAGTAGCAGGATTTGCAGTAGGTCCAAAAAATATTATTGATCAAATAAAATTAGTGGGAATAAAAGATATGACAGGTTCTGTATTAGGACCAGCAGAAGCTAATTTAATAGTAAGAGGATTAAAAACATTTGAACTAAGAATGCAAAGACACTGTGCTAGTGCAATGACAGTAGCAAAATGGTTAGAAGCAAATCCAAAAATATCAAAAGTTTACTATCCTGGATTAGAGTCTCACGAAGGACATGAGATAGCTAAAAAACAAATGAAAGAATTTGGTGGTATGGTATCATTTGAATTAACTGGTGGATTTGAAGCAGGAAAAGCTTTATTAAATAATGTAGAAATGTTTGGATTAGCAGTTTCTTTAGGAGATACAGAAACTTTAATTCAACATCCAGCATCTATGACACATTCAACTTATACTAAAGAAGAATTAGCTGAAGCAGGTATACCAGAAGGATTAGTAAGATTATCTGTGGGATTAGAAAATGTAGAAGATATTATAGCTGATTTAGAACAAGCTTTAGGAAAAGTAAAATAA
- a CDS encoding PLP-dependent aminotransferase family protein, whose product MNNLKFQFNKKSHEKYYIQLYKIFSNAILSEGLKSGSKMPSIRKTALDLKININTVLQAYNLLEQNGLIEKIHGKGCYVKNISDFSLDKKLKPLIDNFKFGQIIKNKVINFSNGTPPSEYFPAAIYQELSNKIINSYHGEIFSYQDFQGVLSLRKVLSDELEKDDIFVNPEEIIVTSGTQQSLDIILKLFKNSSNLTVALSAPTYPNALNIFSNSCKIKSINLKNDGWDLKEFEEILKQEKIKLVYEVFNFQNPTGVKWSDSKKNELLKLAEKYNFYIIEDDSFSEFYYTGNKPFPLKSFDRTDHERVIYVKTYSKSIMPGLGLALLIPPKKLVEKAIFIKYGLDTNTSGLNQKILELFIKDGYLEDHLIFLRNEFKEKYLYMLKLLSSVPYITVLNVPEGGFFIWILLSKHIKGELFYEKCKESNLSILPGSVFYNDQLSTYKIRLTFVSADLFEIENGINIIKNILLRCSPPKNIHSKTIV is encoded by the coding sequence ATGAATAATTTAAAATTTCAATTTAATAAAAAATCCCATGAAAAATACTATATTCAACTTTATAAAATTTTTTCTAATGCAATTTTATCAGAGGGTTTAAAATCTGGATCTAAAATGCCTTCCATAAGAAAAACAGCTTTAGATTTAAAAATAAATATTAATACTGTTCTACAAGCTTATAACCTATTAGAACAAAACGGATTAATTGAAAAAATACACGGAAAAGGATGTTATGTTAAAAACATTTCAGACTTTTCTTTAGATAAAAAGCTAAAACCTTTAATTGATAATTTTAAATTTGGTCAAATTATTAAAAATAAGGTAATTAATTTTTCAAATGGAACTCCTCCATCTGAATATTTTCCAGCTGCTATTTACCAAGAATTATCAAATAAAATTATCAACAGTTATCACGGAGAAATTTTTTCCTATCAAGATTTTCAAGGGGTATTGAGTTTAAGAAAAGTTTTATCTGATGAACTTGAAAAAGATGATATTTTTGTAAATCCTGAGGAAATTATTGTAACTTCTGGAACTCAACAATCTTTAGATATCATTTTAAAATTATTTAAAAATTCCTCAAACTTAACTGTTGCTTTATCTGCCCCAACATATCCAAATGCATTGAACATTTTTTCTAATTCATGTAAAATTAAATCAATTAATTTAAAAAATGATGGTTGGGATTTGAAAGAATTTGAAGAAATTTTAAAACAAGAAAAAATTAAATTAGTTTATGAAGTTTTTAATTTTCAAAATCCAACAGGAGTTAAATGGAGTGATTCTAAGAAAAATGAATTACTAAAATTAGCTGAAAAATATAATTTTTACATAATAGAAGATGATAGCTTTTCTGAATTTTACTATACAGGAAACAAACCATTTCCACTAAAAAGTTTCGATAGAACTGACCACGAAAGAGTTATATATGTAAAAACATATTCTAAAAGTATCATGCCTGGGCTTGGATTAGCTTTATTAATTCCCCCTAAAAAACTCGTAGAGAAAGCTATTTTTATAAAATATGGATTGGACACAAACACTTCTGGTCTTAATCAAAAAATATTAGAACTTTTTATAAAGGATGGATATTTAGAAGATCATTTAATTTTTCTTAGAAATGAGTTTAAAGAAAAGTATCTATATATGTTAAAACTCTTATCTAGTGTTCCTTATATTACTGTTTTAAATGTACCTGAGGGAGGATTTTTTATATGGATTCTGCTTTCTAAACACATTAAAGGAGAGCTATTTTATGAAAAATGTAAGGAATCTAATCTTTCCATTCTTCCAGGAAGTGTTTTTTATAATGATCAGTTGAGTACATACAAAATTCGTTTAACCTTTGTTTCAGCTGATTTATTTGAAATAGAAAATGGTATTAATATAATTAAAAATATTCTTCTAAGATGCTCACCTCCTAAGAATATTCACTCTAAAACGATAGTCTAA
- a CDS encoding adenylosuccinate synthase, translating to MVKAIVGACWGDEGKGKITDILATTADIVIRFQGGSNAGHTIINDYGKFALHQMPSGVFNENTVNIIGPGVAFNVPYFVKEMNYLKENGVPTPKILISDRVELLMPYHILLDSYEESRLADKQFGSTKSGIAPFYSDKYAKIGIQISQLFDEEILRDRINNACEIKNVLIEHLYKKPLLNADEIFNEVLKYRDLVAPYIVNTTEYLHKALADGKEILLEGQLGALKDPDHGIFPMTTSSSTLAGFGAIGAGLPPHSIKKVYTVAKAYSSAVGEGAFVSEIFGDEAQELRVRGGDAGEFGATTGRPRRMGWFDCVATRYGCILQGTTDVAFTAIDVLSYLDEIPVCVGYEIDGKVTKEFPVTSLLEKAKPVYTVLPGWKTDIRGITDYNDLPANAKNYVEFIEKELGFNITIVSNGPKRNEIMYR from the coding sequence ATGGTAAAAGCTATTGTAGGTGCATGTTGGGGAGACGAAGGAAAGGGAAAAATAACTGATATTCTTGCTACTACTGCAGATATTGTTATTCGTTTTCAAGGGGGAAGTAATGCTGGTCATACAATTATAAATGACTATGGTAAGTTCGCTCTTCATCAAATGCCTAGTGGAGTTTTTAATGAAAACACAGTGAATATTATTGGCCCTGGAGTTGCCTTTAACGTTCCTTATTTTGTAAAAGAAATGAATTATTTAAAAGAAAATGGTGTTCCAACTCCAAAAATTTTAATTTCTGATAGGGTTGAACTTCTTATGCCTTATCATATTTTACTAGATTCTTATGAAGAATCTCGTCTTGCAGATAAACAATTTGGATCAACTAAATCTGGAATTGCTCCTTTTTATTCAGACAAATATGCTAAAATAGGTATTCAAATTTCTCAATTATTTGATGAAGAAATTTTAAGAGATAGAATAAATAATGCTTGTGAAATTAAAAACGTATTAATAGAACACTTATACAAAAAACCTCTTCTTAATGCTGATGAAATATTCAATGAAGTTCTTAAATATAGGGATTTAGTTGCTCCTTATATTGTAAATACTACTGAATATTTACATAAAGCTTTAGCTGATGGAAAAGAAATTTTACTTGAAGGACAATTGGGAGCTTTAAAAGATCCAGATCATGGAATTTTCCCAATGACAACTTCTTCTTCAACTTTAGCAGGATTTGGAGCAATTGGAGCTGGACTTCCTCCTCATTCTATTAAAAAAGTTTACACTGTTGCTAAAGCTTATTCTTCTGCAGTGGGAGAAGGAGCATTTGTTAGTGAAATTTTTGGAGATGAAGCTCAAGAGCTACGTGTTCGTGGTGGAGACGCTGGAGAATTTGGAGCAACAACTGGAAGACCTAGAAGAATGGGATGGTTTGATTGCGTTGCTACTCGTTATGGTTGCATTTTACAAGGTACAACTGATGTAGCATTTACTGCTATTGATGTTCTTAGCTATCTTGATGAAATTCCTGTATGTGTTGGTTATGAAATAGATGGAAAAGTTACTAAGGAATTTCCTGTAACATCTCTACTAGAAAAAGCAAAACCTGTTTACACAGTTTTACCTGGATGGAAAACTGACATAAGAGGAATAACTGATTATAACGATTTACCTGCAAATGCTAAAAATTATGTTGAATTTATAGAAAAAGAATTAGGATTTAATATTACAATTGTTTCAAATGGTCCTAAAAGAAATGAAATAATGTATAGATAA
- a CDS encoding pyridoxamine kinase, giving the protein MKNIIKKVAAINDLSGFGRSSLTAIIPIISNMGIQVCPLPTAILSTHTGGFKNFSFVDFTDNMTDFINHWKALGLNFDCIYSGFLGSSKQIDIVSDFIDFFGNDENLVVIDPVMGDDGSLYDTMENDIVSKMKNLIEKADIITPNFTELCLLLNKKYKSTISEDEIKQWIFELSKIGPNIIIVTSVPEEKNSSDKFSNVIAFDKKNNVFWKTKCKLIPTSYPGTGDSFTSVLIGSLLQNDPLPIAIEKATNFINQCIRSSCKFKYPNREGILLEKMLPMLTHPIIENNCELLKNNIK; this is encoded by the coding sequence ATGAAAAACATTATAAAAAAAGTTGCAGCTATAAATGATTTATCCGGATTTGGAAGATCTTCATTAACTGCTATTATCCCTATAATATCAAATATGGGTATCCAAGTTTGCCCATTGCCAACTGCAATCCTATCAACTCATACAGGAGGCTTTAAAAATTTTAGTTTCGTTGATTTTACAGATAACATGACAGATTTTATTAATCACTGGAAAGCTTTAGGTTTAAATTTTGATTGTATTTATTCTGGATTTTTAGGTTCATCTAAACAAATAGATATAGTTTCTGACTTTATAGATTTTTTTGGAAATGATGAAAATTTAGTAGTTATTGATCCTGTTATGGGAGATGATGGTAGTCTTTATGATACTATGGAAAATGATATTGTTTCAAAAATGAAAAATTTAATAGAAAAAGCAGATATTATCACTCCTAATTTTACAGAACTTTGTCTTTTGCTAAATAAAAAATATAAGTCTACAATTTCTGAAGATGAAATAAAACAATGGATATTTGAATTATCCAAAATAGGACCTAATATTATTATTGTTACCAGTGTTCCTGAAGAAAAAAATTCTTCAGATAAGTTTTCTAATGTAATTGCTTTTGATAAAAAAAATAACGTTTTTTGGAAAACTAAGTGTAAACTGATTCCCACTTCTTATCCTGGTACAGGAGATAGTTTTACAAGTGTTTTAATTGGAAGTTTATTACAAAATGATCCTTTGCCTATAGCAATAGAAAAGGCCACTAATTTTATTAATCAATGTATTAGAAGCAGTTGTAAATTTAAGTATCCTAATCGTGAGGGTATTTTATTGGAAAAAATGCTACCAATGTTAACCCATCCTATTATTGAAAATAATTGTGAGCTATTAAAAAATAATATAAAATGA